In the Pseudomonas orientalis genome, one interval contains:
- a CDS encoding YkgJ family cysteine cluster protein — protein sequence MSEASPCLNCGACCSHFRVSFFWGECASSGGTVPDDLVVQINPTRVAMIGTDQKPARCCSLEGEVGKGTRCSIYEQRSSPCREFDASWSQGVQNVDCDAARAAFGLAPLQERPFELRLPISA from the coding sequence ATGTCCGAAGCCAGTCCGTGTCTGAATTGCGGTGCCTGCTGTTCACACTTTCGCGTGTCTTTCTTCTGGGGCGAATGCGCTTCGTCGGGCGGTACGGTGCCCGATGACCTGGTGGTGCAGATCAACCCCACCCGCGTGGCAATGATCGGAACCGACCAGAAGCCTGCACGCTGCTGCAGCCTCGAGGGAGAGGTAGGTAAAGGCACGCGCTGTTCGATTTATGAACAGCGCTCAAGCCCCTGCCGCGAGTTCGACGCCTCGTGGAGCCAGGGCGTGCAAAACGTCGACTGCGATGCCGCCCGCGCTGCCTTCGGCCTGGCCCCTCTTCAGGAGCGACCTTTCGAGCTGCGCCTGCCCATCAGCGCTTAG